From Drosophila virilis strain 15010-1051.87 chromosome X, Dvir_AGI_RSII-ME, whole genome shotgun sequence, the proteins below share one genomic window:
- the Alms1a gene encoding centrosome-associated protein Alms1a isoform X2, with product MPLRACSHLCVDVIRNSKSKHRHRHKQCVYRTMSSNNSTNRKQYNDRKIQHTSRITPKIREYLAEMANERELELQRFMALSSTSPASSSISVGAHSSSGGGGGGACAGSGSGSIGVATAACAAAMACIRKQKKRVMPAAEHVKQIPIVMETGRNACASVEDLRTPTKGTQTPTPQMQTRKTQTPESALKSHKRLEWDPAADVGYRCQRAASASNISTLERSVLEAAMQPAAQRATVQRSNHSESDLNRLQAAEQLPQPAPAPPLASSTFVNSSRRSSQPTPTPTPVPSQSSRRESCATSAVSSFDYHHNSRPSTGQSNSNSHSSSGSCNRQALSAEELLRHVEQQRQERAYTAQLEQVLCNRRHMTRAQNKENQQPPLPPQPQPSPAVSSSSVSSSPPVKCDLDLGIDLLCSLVSKRSLSHLQKKQLIRDIAKRLACLDLAANSSSCNSRADSSRSSRRSKAVSQPKEQPLPAANDKPKGECELSRHSLPLRKDTATNTSKRCLILSPELLTPAAVHPAAQTAAPAAPPPVPVPVPAPRTRVGTPTQSPLPCSYASTSSGASNELVTQKTNQQTKPATTDEQAAMQEWLNPMTQSEIDYEEKQRQQRGQLDKERRTQLDWIETEISRLRTLQNLLSSAAKGIMLAPPPDKGVRIPIQLMDAVADAVPPPAEGNALSSAAVVRRPAPPAPTAAPPPPPPPPPPAPPLPAASPASRLLPRSKMATPAPSHSGSSESVCSFVQQRQRQFMAHYQNQQQQRLEQQQQLLLLQQHQQQQQQQLIQRQHQQHQQQLQHPLLATCHMRPCQQHQEQQSQQQQQQYMQMQYAQTTGNVYGCVDEGAVYYQVVNSHGAPCYVQHAVEAATVATKTMTTTAAAAGEGATGGGAAATTTTGSQNSCRATSSTSSMLCISSEMSIPMSMVNACEATTTTTTTTHQYDDVACHQQLQLCHRRRLHTQRSTSSSGAHRQQEQKQRQQMLQVRPRGIAYVIQFSANGDESEILPESLSLQDHLQRARPLFCAQSKQRKAILNQMQLLRNARRRELDQLIENSSLETLDRRLEQLPPPVTSRVRIFSTREMKALTSKRCEFLPEVLAAQSREREERRRRSNRIMRDVFNRRLQRRVRRGKLSLNHSRTVI from the exons ATGCCATTGCGTGCCTGCTCGCACTTGTGTGTGGATGTTATTCGAAATTCAAAAAGCaagcatcggcatcggcacaAGCAATGTGTGTATAGAACTATGTCAAGCAATAACAGTACAAATAGAAAGCAATATAATGATAGAAAAATACAGCACACATCGCGCATTACGCCCAAAATAAGAGAATATCTGGCTGAAATGGCCAACGAGCGGGAACTGGAGCTGCAACGCTTCATGGCATTATCATCGACATCacccgccagcagcagcatcagcgtcggcgcgcacagcagcagcggcggcggcggcggcggcgcctgcgccggcagcggcagcggcagcatagGGGTTGCAACAGCTGCCTGCGCAGCTGCCATGGCCTGCATTAGAAAGCAAAAGAAACGCGTAATGCCGGCGGCTGAGCACGTTAAGCAGATACCCATTGTCATGGAGACGGGACGCAATGCGTGCGCGTCTGTTGAGGATCTGCGCACGCCCACCAAAGGCACCCAAACGCCGACGCCGCAGATGCAGACGCGCAAAACCCAAACACCGGAATCGGCGCTCAAATCGCACAAACGCCTCGAATGGGATCCCGCCGCCGATGTGGGTTATCGCTGTCAGCGCGCCGCCTCCGCCAGTAACATAAGCACGCTGGAACGCTCCGTGCTGGAGGCGGCCATGCAGCCGGCCGCGCAACGTGCGACTGTCCAGCGCTCCAATCATTCCGAATCCGATCTGAATCGTTTGCAGGCGGCggagcagctgccgcagccggcgccggcgccgccGCTTGCCTCCAGCACCTTTGTCAACTCCAGCCGCAGATCCAGCcagccaacgccaacgccgacgCCGGTGCCCAGCCAGAGTTCACGTCGCGAATCCTGCGCCACGTCCGCGGTGAGCAGCTTCGATTATCATCACAATTCGCGGCCATCCACCGggcagagcaacagcaacagccacagcagcagcgggagctGCAATCGGCAGGCGCTCAGCGCCGAGGAGCTGCTGCGTCATGTGGAGCAGCAGCGTCAGGAGCGCGCGTATACCGCACAACTGGAGCAGGTGCTCTGCAATCGTCGCCACATGACGCGCGCCCAGAACAAGGAGAATCAacagccgccgctgccgccgcaaCCGCAGCCCAGCCCTGCCGTCTCCTCGTCGAGCGTCTCGTCCAGCCCGCCGGTGAAATGCGATCTGGATCTGGGCATCGATTTGCTCTGTTCCCTGGTCAGCAAGCGCAGCCTCAGCCATCTACAGAAAAAGCAGCTCATACGCGACATTGCCAAGCGACTCGCCTGCCTAGATCTGgccgccaacagcagcagctgcaacagtcGCGCCGACTCTAGCCGCAGCTCCAGGCGCAGCAAGGCCGTTAGCCAGCCCAAGGAGCAGCCGCTGCCCGCTGCAAATGACAAGCCCAAGGGTGAGTGCG AGCTATCAAGACACAGTCTGCCTTTGCGCAAGGACACGGCGACCAATACGAGCAAAAGATGCCTCATACTCTCGCCGGAGCTGCTGACGCCGGCTGCTGTGCACCCTGCGGCGCAgactgctgctcctgctgcgcCGCCTCCCGTGCCCGTGCCCGTGCCCGCGCCTAGAACGCGCGTGGGCACGCCCACGCAATCGCCGCTGCCGTGCAGCTATGCCTCGACCAGCAGCGGCGCCTCCAACGAGCTGGTCACACAGAAAACCAATCAACAGACTAAACCAGCCACAACGGACGAGCAGGCAGCCATGCAGGAGTGGCTGAATCCGATGACGCAGAGCGAGATTGACTACGAGGAgaaacagcgacagcagcgcgGCCAGCTGGATAAGGAACGGCGCACACAGCTGGACTGGATCGAGACGGAGATAAGCCGCCTACGCACGCTGCAGAATCTCTTGAGCAGCGCCGCCAAGGGCATCATGCTGGCTCCGCCACCCGATAAGGGTGTGCGTATACCCATCCAGCTAATGGACGCCGTTGCGGATGCAGTGCCGCCGCCAGCGGAGGGCAATGCACTGTCTTCGGCTGCAGTTGTGCGGCGTCCGGCGCCGCcagcgccaacagcagcacctcctcctccaccacctcctcctcctcctgctcctccaCTGCCAGCTGCATCGCCTGCCAGCAGGCTGCTGCCGCGCAGCAAAATGGCGACGCCGGCACCGAGCCACTCAGGCAGCAGCGAGAGCGTCTGCTCCTTTGTCCAGCAACGACAGCGCCAGTTCATGGCCCACTATcagaaccagcagcagcagcgcctggagcagcagcagcagctgctcctgctgcagcaacatcaacagcagcagcaacagcagctcatCCAGCgccagcatcagcagcatcagcagcagctgcagcatccgTTGCTTGCCACGTGCCATATG CGCCCATGCCAGCAGCATCAGGAACAGCAatctcaacaacaacagcaacaatatatgcaaatgcagTACGCGCAGACGACGGGCAATGTGTACGGCTGCGTGGATGAAGGTGCCGTCTATTACCAGGTCGTGAACTCCCACGGCGCGCCCTGCTACGTGCAACATGCCGTCGAGgcggcaacagttgcaacaaaAACGATGACAACAACTGCCGCAGCAGCGGGAGAAGGAGCAACCGGAGGAggagcagcggcaacaacaacaactggttCACAGAACAGCTGCAGGGCGACGAGCTCCACATCGTCCATGTTGTGCATCAGCTCGGAGATGTCCATACCCATGAGCATGGTGAATGCCTGCGAggcgacgacaacgacaacaacaacaacgcatcAATACGACGATGTGGCATGCcaccagcagctgcaactgtgCCATCGTCGCCGTCTTCACACGCAGCGCAGCACCAGCTCCTCCGGGGCACATcggcagcaggagcagaaaCAGCGCCAGCAAATGCTGCAGGTGCGACCGCGCGGCATTGCGTATGTCATACAGTTCAGTGCCAATGGCGATGAGAGCGAAATTCTGCCGGagtcgctgtcgctgcagGATCATCTGCAGCGCGCACGTCCGCTGTTCTGTGCCCAGTCCAAGCAGCGCAAGGCGATCCTCAAtcaaatgcagctgctgcgcaatGCGCGACGACGCGAACTCGATCAGTTGATCGAGAACAGCAGCCTGGAGACACTGGACAGACGGCTGGAACAGCTGCCGCCCCCCGTTACCT CACGCGTTCGCATCTTCTCTACGCGCGAGATGAAGGCCCTGACCAGCAAACGCTGCGAGTTTCTGCCCGAGGTGCTGGCCGCACAAAGTCGCGAGCGCGAGGAGCGTCGTCGTCGCAGCAATCGCATCATGCGCGACGTTTTCAATCGG CGTCTGCAGCGTCGCGTGCGCCGTGGCAAGCTCTCGCTCAACCACAGTCGCACCGTCATCTAG
- the Alms1a gene encoding centrosome-associated protein Alms1a isoform X3 produces MPLRACSHLCVDVIRNSKSKHRHRHKQCVYRTMSSNNSTNRKQYNDRKIQHTSRITPKIREYLAEMANERELELQRFMALSSTSPASSSISVGAHSSSGGGGGGACAGSGSGSIGVATAACAAAMACIRKQKKRVMPAAEHVKQIPIVMETGRNACASVEDLRTPTKGTQTPTPQMQTRKTQTPESALKSHKRLEWDPAADVGYRCQRAASASNISTLERSVLEAAMQPAAQRATVQRSNHSESDLNRLQAAEQLPQPAPAPPLASSTFVNSSRRSSQPTPTPTPVPSQSSRRESCATSAVSSFDYHHNSRPSTGQSNSNSHSSSGSCNRQALSAEELLRHVEQQRQERAYTAQLEQVLCNRRHMTRAQNKENQQPPLPPQPQPSPAVSSSSVSSSPPVKCDLDLGIDLLCSLVSKRSLSHLQKKQLIRDIAKRLACLDLAANSSSCNSRADSSRSSRRSKAVSQPKEQPLPAANDKPKELSRHSLPLRKDTATNTSKRCLILSPELLTPAAVHPAAQTAAPAAPPPVPVPVPAPRTRVGTPTQSPLPCSYASTSSGASNELVTQKTNQQTKPATTDEQAAMQEWLNPMTQSEIDYEEKQRQQRGQLDKERRTQLDWIETEISRLRTLQNLLSSAAKGIMLAPPPDKGVRIPIQLMDAVADAVPPPAEGNALSSAAVVRRPAPPAPTAAPPPPPPPPPPAPPLPAASPASRLLPRSKMATPAPSHSGSSESVCSFVQQRQRQFMAHYQNQQQQRLEQQQQLLLLQQHQQQQQQQLIQRQHQQHQQQLQHPLLATCHMQRPCQQHQEQQSQQQQQQYMQMQYAQTTGNVYGCVDEGAVYYQVVNSHGAPCYVQHAVEAATVATKTMTTTAAAAGEGATGGGAAATTTTGSQNSCRATSSTSSMLCISSEMSIPMSMVNACEATTTTTTTTHQYDDVACHQQLQLCHRRRLHTQRSTSSSGAHRQQEQKQRQQMLQVRPRGIAYVIQFSANGDESEILPESLSLQDHLQRARPLFCAQSKQRKAILNQMQLLRNARRRELDQLIENSSLETLDRRLEQLPPPVTSRVRIFSTREMKALTSKRCEFLPEVLAAQSREREERRRRSNRIMRDVFNRRLQRRVRRGKLSLNHSRTVI; encoded by the exons ATGCCATTGCGTGCCTGCTCGCACTTGTGTGTGGATGTTATTCGAAATTCAAAAAGCaagcatcggcatcggcacaAGCAATGTGTGTATAGAACTATGTCAAGCAATAACAGTACAAATAGAAAGCAATATAATGATAGAAAAATACAGCACACATCGCGCATTACGCCCAAAATAAGAGAATATCTGGCTGAAATGGCCAACGAGCGGGAACTGGAGCTGCAACGCTTCATGGCATTATCATCGACATCacccgccagcagcagcatcagcgtcggcgcgcacagcagcagcggcggcggcggcggcggcgcctgcgccggcagcggcagcggcagcatagGGGTTGCAACAGCTGCCTGCGCAGCTGCCATGGCCTGCATTAGAAAGCAAAAGAAACGCGTAATGCCGGCGGCTGAGCACGTTAAGCAGATACCCATTGTCATGGAGACGGGACGCAATGCGTGCGCGTCTGTTGAGGATCTGCGCACGCCCACCAAAGGCACCCAAACGCCGACGCCGCAGATGCAGACGCGCAAAACCCAAACACCGGAATCGGCGCTCAAATCGCACAAACGCCTCGAATGGGATCCCGCCGCCGATGTGGGTTATCGCTGTCAGCGCGCCGCCTCCGCCAGTAACATAAGCACGCTGGAACGCTCCGTGCTGGAGGCGGCCATGCAGCCGGCCGCGCAACGTGCGACTGTCCAGCGCTCCAATCATTCCGAATCCGATCTGAATCGTTTGCAGGCGGCggagcagctgccgcagccggcgccggcgccgccGCTTGCCTCCAGCACCTTTGTCAACTCCAGCCGCAGATCCAGCcagccaacgccaacgccgacgCCGGTGCCCAGCCAGAGTTCACGTCGCGAATCCTGCGCCACGTCCGCGGTGAGCAGCTTCGATTATCATCACAATTCGCGGCCATCCACCGggcagagcaacagcaacagccacagcagcagcgggagctGCAATCGGCAGGCGCTCAGCGCCGAGGAGCTGCTGCGTCATGTGGAGCAGCAGCGTCAGGAGCGCGCGTATACCGCACAACTGGAGCAGGTGCTCTGCAATCGTCGCCACATGACGCGCGCCCAGAACAAGGAGAATCAacagccgccgctgccgccgcaaCCGCAGCCCAGCCCTGCCGTCTCCTCGTCGAGCGTCTCGTCCAGCCCGCCGGTGAAATGCGATCTGGATCTGGGCATCGATTTGCTCTGTTCCCTGGTCAGCAAGCGCAGCCTCAGCCATCTACAGAAAAAGCAGCTCATACGCGACATTGCCAAGCGACTCGCCTGCCTAGATCTGgccgccaacagcagcagctgcaacagtcGCGCCGACTCTAGCCGCAGCTCCAGGCGCAGCAAGGCCGTTAGCCAGCCCAAGGAGCAGCCGCTGCCCGCTGCAAATGACAAGCCCAAGG AGCTATCAAGACACAGTCTGCCTTTGCGCAAGGACACGGCGACCAATACGAGCAAAAGATGCCTCATACTCTCGCCGGAGCTGCTGACGCCGGCTGCTGTGCACCCTGCGGCGCAgactgctgctcctgctgcgcCGCCTCCCGTGCCCGTGCCCGTGCCCGCGCCTAGAACGCGCGTGGGCACGCCCACGCAATCGCCGCTGCCGTGCAGCTATGCCTCGACCAGCAGCGGCGCCTCCAACGAGCTGGTCACACAGAAAACCAATCAACAGACTAAACCAGCCACAACGGACGAGCAGGCAGCCATGCAGGAGTGGCTGAATCCGATGACGCAGAGCGAGATTGACTACGAGGAgaaacagcgacagcagcgcgGCCAGCTGGATAAGGAACGGCGCACACAGCTGGACTGGATCGAGACGGAGATAAGCCGCCTACGCACGCTGCAGAATCTCTTGAGCAGCGCCGCCAAGGGCATCATGCTGGCTCCGCCACCCGATAAGGGTGTGCGTATACCCATCCAGCTAATGGACGCCGTTGCGGATGCAGTGCCGCCGCCAGCGGAGGGCAATGCACTGTCTTCGGCTGCAGTTGTGCGGCGTCCGGCGCCGCcagcgccaacagcagcacctcctcctccaccacctcctcctcctcctgctcctccaCTGCCAGCTGCATCGCCTGCCAGCAGGCTGCTGCCGCGCAGCAAAATGGCGACGCCGGCACCGAGCCACTCAGGCAGCAGCGAGAGCGTCTGCTCCTTTGTCCAGCAACGACAGCGCCAGTTCATGGCCCACTATcagaaccagcagcagcagcgcctggagcagcagcagcagctgctcctgctgcagcaacatcaacagcagcagcaacagcagctcatCCAGCgccagcatcagcagcatcagcagcagctgcagcatccgTTGCTTGCCACGTGCCATATG CAGCGCCCATGCCAGCAGCATCAGGAACAGCAatctcaacaacaacagcaacaatatatgcaaatgcagTACGCGCAGACGACGGGCAATGTGTACGGCTGCGTGGATGAAGGTGCCGTCTATTACCAGGTCGTGAACTCCCACGGCGCGCCCTGCTACGTGCAACATGCCGTCGAGgcggcaacagttgcaacaaaAACGATGACAACAACTGCCGCAGCAGCGGGAGAAGGAGCAACCGGAGGAggagcagcggcaacaacaacaactggttCACAGAACAGCTGCAGGGCGACGAGCTCCACATCGTCCATGTTGTGCATCAGCTCGGAGATGTCCATACCCATGAGCATGGTGAATGCCTGCGAggcgacgacaacgacaacaacaacaacgcatcAATACGACGATGTGGCATGCcaccagcagctgcaactgtgCCATCGTCGCCGTCTTCACACGCAGCGCAGCACCAGCTCCTCCGGGGCACATcggcagcaggagcagaaaCAGCGCCAGCAAATGCTGCAGGTGCGACCGCGCGGCATTGCGTATGTCATACAGTTCAGTGCCAATGGCGATGAGAGCGAAATTCTGCCGGagtcgctgtcgctgcagGATCATCTGCAGCGCGCACGTCCGCTGTTCTGTGCCCAGTCCAAGCAGCGCAAGGCGATCCTCAAtcaaatgcagctgctgcgcaatGCGCGACGACGCGAACTCGATCAGTTGATCGAGAACAGCAGCCTGGAGACACTGGACAGACGGCTGGAACAGCTGCCGCCCCCCGTTACCT CACGCGTTCGCATCTTCTCTACGCGCGAGATGAAGGCCCTGACCAGCAAACGCTGCGAGTTTCTGCCCGAGGTGCTGGCCGCACAAAGTCGCGAGCGCGAGGAGCGTCGTCGTCGCAGCAATCGCATCATGCGCGACGTTTTCAATCGG CGTCTGCAGCGTCGCGTGCGCCGTGGCAAGCTCTCGCTCAACCACAGTCGCACCGTCATCTAG
- the Alms1a gene encoding centrosome-associated protein Alms1a isoform X1 → MPLRACSHLCVDVIRNSKSKHRHRHKQCVYRTMSSNNSTNRKQYNDRKIQHTSRITPKIREYLAEMANERELELQRFMALSSTSPASSSISVGAHSSSGGGGGGACAGSGSGSIGVATAACAAAMACIRKQKKRVMPAAEHVKQIPIVMETGRNACASVEDLRTPTKGTQTPTPQMQTRKTQTPESALKSHKRLEWDPAADVGYRCQRAASASNISTLERSVLEAAMQPAAQRATVQRSNHSESDLNRLQAAEQLPQPAPAPPLASSTFVNSSRRSSQPTPTPTPVPSQSSRRESCATSAVSSFDYHHNSRPSTGQSNSNSHSSSGSCNRQALSAEELLRHVEQQRQERAYTAQLEQVLCNRRHMTRAQNKENQQPPLPPQPQPSPAVSSSSVSSSPPVKCDLDLGIDLLCSLVSKRSLSHLQKKQLIRDIAKRLACLDLAANSSSCNSRADSSRSSRRSKAVSQPKEQPLPAANDKPKGECELSRHSLPLRKDTATNTSKRCLILSPELLTPAAVHPAAQTAAPAAPPPVPVPVPAPRTRVGTPTQSPLPCSYASTSSGASNELVTQKTNQQTKPATTDEQAAMQEWLNPMTQSEIDYEEKQRQQRGQLDKERRTQLDWIETEISRLRTLQNLLSSAAKGIMLAPPPDKGVRIPIQLMDAVADAVPPPAEGNALSSAAVVRRPAPPAPTAAPPPPPPPPPPAPPLPAASPASRLLPRSKMATPAPSHSGSSESVCSFVQQRQRQFMAHYQNQQQQRLEQQQQLLLLQQHQQQQQQQLIQRQHQQHQQQLQHPLLATCHMQRPCQQHQEQQSQQQQQQYMQMQYAQTTGNVYGCVDEGAVYYQVVNSHGAPCYVQHAVEAATVATKTMTTTAAAAGEGATGGGAAATTTTGSQNSCRATSSTSSMLCISSEMSIPMSMVNACEATTTTTTTTHQYDDVACHQQLQLCHRRRLHTQRSTSSSGAHRQQEQKQRQQMLQVRPRGIAYVIQFSANGDESEILPESLSLQDHLQRARPLFCAQSKQRKAILNQMQLLRNARRRELDQLIENSSLETLDRRLEQLPPPVTSRVRIFSTREMKALTSKRCEFLPEVLAAQSREREERRRRSNRIMRDVFNRRLQRRVRRGKLSLNHSRTVI, encoded by the exons ATGCCATTGCGTGCCTGCTCGCACTTGTGTGTGGATGTTATTCGAAATTCAAAAAGCaagcatcggcatcggcacaAGCAATGTGTGTATAGAACTATGTCAAGCAATAACAGTACAAATAGAAAGCAATATAATGATAGAAAAATACAGCACACATCGCGCATTACGCCCAAAATAAGAGAATATCTGGCTGAAATGGCCAACGAGCGGGAACTGGAGCTGCAACGCTTCATGGCATTATCATCGACATCacccgccagcagcagcatcagcgtcggcgcgcacagcagcagcggcggcggcggcggcggcgcctgcgccggcagcggcagcggcagcatagGGGTTGCAACAGCTGCCTGCGCAGCTGCCATGGCCTGCATTAGAAAGCAAAAGAAACGCGTAATGCCGGCGGCTGAGCACGTTAAGCAGATACCCATTGTCATGGAGACGGGACGCAATGCGTGCGCGTCTGTTGAGGATCTGCGCACGCCCACCAAAGGCACCCAAACGCCGACGCCGCAGATGCAGACGCGCAAAACCCAAACACCGGAATCGGCGCTCAAATCGCACAAACGCCTCGAATGGGATCCCGCCGCCGATGTGGGTTATCGCTGTCAGCGCGCCGCCTCCGCCAGTAACATAAGCACGCTGGAACGCTCCGTGCTGGAGGCGGCCATGCAGCCGGCCGCGCAACGTGCGACTGTCCAGCGCTCCAATCATTCCGAATCCGATCTGAATCGTTTGCAGGCGGCggagcagctgccgcagccggcgccggcgccgccGCTTGCCTCCAGCACCTTTGTCAACTCCAGCCGCAGATCCAGCcagccaacgccaacgccgacgCCGGTGCCCAGCCAGAGTTCACGTCGCGAATCCTGCGCCACGTCCGCGGTGAGCAGCTTCGATTATCATCACAATTCGCGGCCATCCACCGggcagagcaacagcaacagccacagcagcagcgggagctGCAATCGGCAGGCGCTCAGCGCCGAGGAGCTGCTGCGTCATGTGGAGCAGCAGCGTCAGGAGCGCGCGTATACCGCACAACTGGAGCAGGTGCTCTGCAATCGTCGCCACATGACGCGCGCCCAGAACAAGGAGAATCAacagccgccgctgccgccgcaaCCGCAGCCCAGCCCTGCCGTCTCCTCGTCGAGCGTCTCGTCCAGCCCGCCGGTGAAATGCGATCTGGATCTGGGCATCGATTTGCTCTGTTCCCTGGTCAGCAAGCGCAGCCTCAGCCATCTACAGAAAAAGCAGCTCATACGCGACATTGCCAAGCGACTCGCCTGCCTAGATCTGgccgccaacagcagcagctgcaacagtcGCGCCGACTCTAGCCGCAGCTCCAGGCGCAGCAAGGCCGTTAGCCAGCCCAAGGAGCAGCCGCTGCCCGCTGCAAATGACAAGCCCAAGGGTGAGTGCG AGCTATCAAGACACAGTCTGCCTTTGCGCAAGGACACGGCGACCAATACGAGCAAAAGATGCCTCATACTCTCGCCGGAGCTGCTGACGCCGGCTGCTGTGCACCCTGCGGCGCAgactgctgctcctgctgcgcCGCCTCCCGTGCCCGTGCCCGTGCCCGCGCCTAGAACGCGCGTGGGCACGCCCACGCAATCGCCGCTGCCGTGCAGCTATGCCTCGACCAGCAGCGGCGCCTCCAACGAGCTGGTCACACAGAAAACCAATCAACAGACTAAACCAGCCACAACGGACGAGCAGGCAGCCATGCAGGAGTGGCTGAATCCGATGACGCAGAGCGAGATTGACTACGAGGAgaaacagcgacagcagcgcgGCCAGCTGGATAAGGAACGGCGCACACAGCTGGACTGGATCGAGACGGAGATAAGCCGCCTACGCACGCTGCAGAATCTCTTGAGCAGCGCCGCCAAGGGCATCATGCTGGCTCCGCCACCCGATAAGGGTGTGCGTATACCCATCCAGCTAATGGACGCCGTTGCGGATGCAGTGCCGCCGCCAGCGGAGGGCAATGCACTGTCTTCGGCTGCAGTTGTGCGGCGTCCGGCGCCGCcagcgccaacagcagcacctcctcctccaccacctcctcctcctcctgctcctccaCTGCCAGCTGCATCGCCTGCCAGCAGGCTGCTGCCGCGCAGCAAAATGGCGACGCCGGCACCGAGCCACTCAGGCAGCAGCGAGAGCGTCTGCTCCTTTGTCCAGCAACGACAGCGCCAGTTCATGGCCCACTATcagaaccagcagcagcagcgcctggagcagcagcagcagctgctcctgctgcagcaacatcaacagcagcagcaacagcagctcatCCAGCgccagcatcagcagcatcagcagcagctgcagcatccgTTGCTTGCCACGTGCCATATG CAGCGCCCATGCCAGCAGCATCAGGAACAGCAatctcaacaacaacagcaacaatatatgcaaatgcagTACGCGCAGACGACGGGCAATGTGTACGGCTGCGTGGATGAAGGTGCCGTCTATTACCAGGTCGTGAACTCCCACGGCGCGCCCTGCTACGTGCAACATGCCGTCGAGgcggcaacagttgcaacaaaAACGATGACAACAACTGCCGCAGCAGCGGGAGAAGGAGCAACCGGAGGAggagcagcggcaacaacaacaactggttCACAGAACAGCTGCAGGGCGACGAGCTCCACATCGTCCATGTTGTGCATCAGCTCGGAGATGTCCATACCCATGAGCATGGTGAATGCCTGCGAggcgacgacaacgacaacaacaacaacgcatcAATACGACGATGTGGCATGCcaccagcagctgcaactgtgCCATCGTCGCCGTCTTCACACGCAGCGCAGCACCAGCTCCTCCGGGGCACATcggcagcaggagcagaaaCAGCGCCAGCAAATGCTGCAGGTGCGACCGCGCGGCATTGCGTATGTCATACAGTTCAGTGCCAATGGCGATGAGAGCGAAATTCTGCCGGagtcgctgtcgctgcagGATCATCTGCAGCGCGCACGTCCGCTGTTCTGTGCCCAGTCCAAGCAGCGCAAGGCGATCCTCAAtcaaatgcagctgctgcgcaatGCGCGACGACGCGAACTCGATCAGTTGATCGAGAACAGCAGCCTGGAGACACTGGACAGACGGCTGGAACAGCTGCCGCCCCCCGTTACCT CACGCGTTCGCATCTTCTCTACGCGCGAGATGAAGGCCCTGACCAGCAAACGCTGCGAGTTTCTGCCCGAGGTGCTGGCCGCACAAAGTCGCGAGCGCGAGGAGCGTCGTCGTCGCAGCAATCGCATCATGCGCGACGTTTTCAATCGG CGTCTGCAGCGTCGCGTGCGCCGTGGCAAGCTCTCGCTCAACCACAGTCGCACCGTCATCTAG